A genomic segment from Petrotoga sp. 9PW.55.5.1 encodes:
- the cysS gene encoding cysteine--tRNA ligase — MKIYDTLRGELVDLIPVKEGEIKIYLCGPTVYNLLHIGNARPIIIFDAFRRFLEYLGYKVILVQNFTDIDDKIIEQANREGISFEKLAKRYIIEYWKDMVALKARAFNFHPKTTNYVDEIILYIDDLIKKGYAYKADNGDVYFDINKFKRYGELSHRKVEDMKVGNRTEVSQFKKDPLDFALWKVSKEGEPYWESPWSKGRPGWHIECSVMSTELLGETFDIHAGGNDLIFPHHENERAQAIAKTGKEFAKYWMHNGMIKMAQDKMSKSLGNVWYLRDLLKKFDSDVLKIFVLSKHYRIPIDINEDLLRSQQTSVNRVKQALKESEEFFGGKVPYPTQKDFFIVDETFLIEKLSNDFDTPAIISRIFELSKELNKALNLRDEKKIKNIYYIISNFYGSILGLFETSETLRKNSFELDQLVEVVLNVRDTLRKEKRFDLSDYIRNELINMGIKLKDTPERTKWQ; from the coding sequence ATAAAGATATACGATACCTTACGTGGAGAATTAGTTGATTTAATACCAGTAAAAGAAGGGGAAATAAAGATTTATCTTTGTGGGCCGACAGTATATAATTTACTTCATATTGGTAATGCGAGACCAATAATTATATTTGATGCATTTAGAAGATTTTTAGAGTATTTAGGATATAAAGTGATTTTAGTACAAAATTTTACAGACATAGATGACAAAATAATTGAACAAGCTAATAGAGAAGGAATATCCTTTGAAAAGTTAGCGAAAAGATATATAATCGAGTATTGGAAAGATATGGTAGCTCTAAAGGCAAGGGCATTCAATTTTCACCCGAAAACTACTAACTATGTTGATGAAATCATTTTATATATAGATGATTTAATAAAGAAAGGATACGCCTATAAAGCAGATAATGGTGATGTTTATTTTGACATCAACAAGTTCAAAAGATATGGTGAATTATCTCATAGAAAAGTTGAGGATATGAAAGTAGGAAATCGGACAGAAGTTTCTCAATTTAAAAAGGATCCTTTAGATTTTGCCTTATGGAAGGTTTCTAAAGAAGGAGAACCTTATTGGGAAAGCCCTTGGAGTAAAGGTAGACCTGGTTGGCATATAGAATGTTCGGTTATGTCTACAGAACTTTTAGGAGAAACCTTTGATATTCATGCAGGAGGTAACGATTTAATATTTCCTCACCATGAAAACGAAAGAGCTCAGGCTATAGCTAAAACTGGTAAGGAATTTGCTAAGTATTGGATGCACAATGGGATGATAAAAATGGCTCAAGATAAAATGTCAAAATCGTTAGGGAATGTTTGGTATTTAAGAGACCTGTTAAAAAAATTCGACTCAGACGTTTTAAAAATATTTGTTCTAAGTAAGCACTACAGAATACCTATTGATATAAATGAAGATTTACTCAGGTCTCAACAAACTTCAGTTAATAGAGTGAAGCAAGCACTAAAGGAATCAGAAGAGTTTTTTGGTGGAAAAGTTCCTTATCCAACACAAAAGGATTTTTTTATAGTTGATGAAACATTTCTTATAGAAAAACTTTCCAACGATTTTGATACACCTGCAATTATTAGTCGTATTTTTGAATTGAGCAAAGAGTTAAACAAAGCGTTAAATTTACGAGATGAAAAGAAAATAAAAAATATTTATTATATCATTAGTAATTTTTATGGAAGTATTTTAGGTTTATTTGAGACAAGTGAAACGTTGAGGAAAAATAGTTTTGAGTTGGATCAATTAGTAGAAGTTGTTTTAAACGTTAGAGATACCCTTAGAAAAGAAAAACGTTTTGATTTAAGTGATTATATACGTAACGAATTAATTAATATGGGAATTAAGTTAAAA